The DNA window CAGGAAAAAGAATGCCGGAGATGATGTTCCGCCTGGTTGCTGATGTATTCCCTCACTTTTTCCAGTCCGCTTTGCGACACGGAAAAAGCCCCAAATCCTTCCTGCCATTTGAATTTACCGGATGCCCAGCCTTTTCCGTTGATGAATCTGGAGGTATTGGCCTTGATCTTCTGGGCGAATTCTGAAACAGCCAGAGTGGGATGCAAGCCCACCAGGATGTGAATATGATCATCCGTTCCGCCTATGCATTGCATAAAGCAGTTTATCTCCTTGATGAGGCCCGCGGCGTAGGCATGCATTTCCTTCTGAATGTCGGCGGTCAGGAACCTCATCCTGTGCTGGGTGGCAAAGACATAATGGATGTAGATCTGAGTATAGGTGTTGGCCATCAATTTCTCCTTCCTGGAAATATGATAATTCGACCCTATAGACGAAACAAGCATCTTATGCGATTTTCGTCTCGAGTCCCGGAGGGACGGCATTTTAGATAGAATCCTATCGTGTTGTTATCTCGAGAGTCCCAGAGGGACGGCATATTGAGCATATAGACATTTTTTAACGTACCAATTTGGGATGAATATGCCGTCCCTCTGGGACTCGCATTTGTTTGGTATCCTATTTCTATCTAAAATGCCGTCCCTACGGGACTCGCATTTGTTTGGCATCCTTTTTCTATCTAAAATGCCCTCCCTACTGGACTAGCCTTCGTCTGGCATCCTTTTTTGCGGTGCACAAAAAACCGCCATCCCTGGAGACGGCGGCTCTTTCAAACGGTTCTGCTTCTATTTAGTAGGAACGGTGTTGAAATCTGTTGCGATTGAACTGCTGCTTTTTGGCCTTGCGGCATTCGGGGCAGCGCTGGGGTTCGTTGACCAAACCTTTTTCCTGGTAGAATTCCTGTTCGCCTTCTGTGAACACAAATTCCTGGGAGCAGTCTTTGCAAACCAATGTTTTGTCTGGCATGGGTATCTCCTTATGTTTTGGGACGTCTGACATTCGGGTCTGAGGCTTTCCCAAAACATAGGAACAGGCTCATGGAATGTTAAATCCCTGTATATAGGCGCTGTTAAAACTGAGCCTGATATCTGTCAATCTATTTTTTTCAGAAGGTCGTTTTATCCACGAAGGTGAAGCCGTCGATGAGCATGGTCGGTATGCTCGAATAGGCTGAGGCAAGCCGTTCCGGACCCAGGGCCAGGATGCGGCGGGTGGCCAGATGGGGTATCTCGTTGAAGCGCAGGTTGTTCACGGCGTTTTGGACCTTTCCGTTTTCGAAATAGAGCACGCCGTCGCGGGTCATGCCGGTCAGTTCGCCGGCCTTGGCGTCCACGGTGCGGATGTACCAGAAACGGTTGATGATCAGGCCGCGGGGCACGAGGGCCATCATTTCCTCCTCGGTGGCCTGGCCGCCGTGGATATGGACATTGAAGACGCTCAGCGCTTCGGCGTTCTTTTCCTTGGCCCAGAAACGGTTGGTGGGCATGTTTTTAAGCACGCCGTTTTCCACCCAGCTGAGCTCGCGGGAAACCACGCCTTCGCGGTCAAAGGGGCTGGCCTTGAGATTTGGCTGCAGCAGGGTCGAGCGCCAGGTGAATTTTTCGCCGAAGAAGGGCTGTCCGAGCTGGCCGGTGAAGGGGGTGAAACCTTCGTCGCTCTGGCGCCGGTTCATCATCCAGCCCATGAACCAAAGCAGCTCCTCGAGTGCGCTGGGACGCAGGATCACGGCGATCTGGCAGGGGTCGAAATCCTTCATGGTCTTCAGGCTTTCCGCCTGGGAGAGCAACTGCGCGAATTCCCGCTCCAGGTCAAATCCGGCAAAATCCTTGGCCTCATAGGAGACCTTGGTTTCCACCTCGTCCTTCTTGAGGGTCATGGAATGGCCGAACTCCGTGCCGTCGTCATAGCCCGTGAAGCCGTGTTTGGTGGCCATGAACCGTTCCGTGTAATGCTTTTCGGTCATGCCGGAGACCGCAGCGCCAAAGGCCTTGGCCCGGTCGATCGAGTCCTGCACGATCTCCACCATTTTGGCCGGCTCCAGATTCCGGGTGGCGGGGTCGGAGTTCTGCACCTCCGGAAGCTGCTGCGCGCCCAGGCTGGGCATGAATTCCGGGTCGGGACGGTTGAGGCGGGCGATGTCCTGGGCGGTTTTGAGCAGATAGGCCAGGCTGGCCTCATCGCTCTGATTCACCGAACAGGAGCCGGTTTTGCCCTCAAAGGCGACCTCGAGGCCGATCTCCATGTTCGCGCCGGCGATGTGCTGGGTGACGCGGTTTTGGGCGAAGCGGGTTTCATGGCTGTCGCTGAGGTTGATGTTCAGGGTGTAATCGTCTGCCTGGCAATGGGTTTTGATGTATTGGGCGATCTTTTCGAAGTGCGGATTCATTTTGAACCTCCCACGCGGATGTTGCGGAATCTGGCCGGCGCGGCCCCATGGGTCATGCGGGCGCTTTGGCCCGGCTGGCCCTTGCCGCAATTGACCACACCGAAGGGGCGCCAGAAACGCTGGTCGCAAATGGCGTCGCAGCTATTCCAGAATTCCGGGTTGCAGGATTTGTAGATGACCTTTTTGAGGGGACGGGCGAGCTTGCCGTTCTTGATCTCCCAGAAGAAATCGCCGCCGAACTGGAAATTCACGCGGTGCTGGTCGATGGAGAAGCTGCCCCGGCCCTGGATGTAGACCCCGTCCTCTGTGTCGGCGATCAGTTCCCCTGGGGTCAGTTCCTTGGTTCCGGGCAGCAGATAGAGGTTGGGGATGCGGTTGATCGGCTGGTCGTAATAGTAGGTGGCGCGGTTGCAGCCGCGGGAATAGCCGAGGCCGATCTCCGGGGCCGTGTCGCGCGTGCTGCCGTATTCAGAGAGGATCCCGTCCTTGATGATGTGCCATTTCTGGCCGGGCACTCCGTCGTCGTCGAATCCAGCCGTGGCGAGGCCTTCGGCGAGGGTGTTGTCGCCCACGAAGTTGATCAGCGGGGATCCGTATTGGTAATTGCCCAGTTTTTCCGGCGTGGCGAAGGATATGCCGGCAAAGTCGGCTTCCCAGCCCAAAACGCGGTCCAGTTCTGTGGGATGGCCCACGCTTTCGTGCATGGTCAGGCCCAGGTGGTTGGGGTCCAAAACCAGGCTGCGCCTTTCTTCCGGGCCCAGGGTGTCTGCCTTGACCTTGATCAGTGCTTCCTCGGCGATCTGCTTCGCCTTGTCGGTCAGATTCAGGCTTTCGATCCATTCCCAACCGACGGACCTTCCGCCCTCGTCAAAGGTGCGGCTCTGGCTGTCGCCTTCATGCACGGCGGTGGCGATGATCATGGGATCGATCCAGCCCGTGTTCAGTTCCAGCCTGGTGCCCAGGGTCGAGGCGAAGAGCTTCTCGTCCTTGTGCATGATCAGGTAGAACATGGCGCGGCGGATGCCTTCGTAGGCCAGCATGGTGCGGTTGACCTCCAACATCAGTTCGACCTTGTCTTTCATGGGCAGGCTGAAGGGGTCGATCTGCATGGGGGTCTCGTATTTGGCGATGTAGCTGCGTTCCGGGGCCAGGCGCAGTTTGCGGTCCTTATTCACGGAAGCGGAAAGGGCGGCGATCCCGGCGGCGCGCTTAACGGTGGCCAAAACCTCCTCGTCCGAAAAGACGTTGGAATGGGCGAAACCCCAGGCGCCGTCTTTGAACACGCGGATGCCATAGCCGTAAAGGACGTCCGTGCTGGTGTTCTTGAGGCTGAGGTTTTGCAGGTAGATCACCTGGTCGGTGGTTTTCTGAACGCGGATGTCGGCATATTCAGCGC is part of the Candidatus Syntrophosphaera sp. genome and encodes:
- a CDS encoding TldD/PmbA family protein, whose protein sequence is MKYLDLAMNAAQSLGAEYADIRVQKTTDQVIYLQNLSLKNTSTDVLYGYGIRVFKDGAWGFAHSNVFSDEEVLATVKRAAGIAALSASVNKDRKLRLAPERSYIAKYETPMQIDPFSLPMKDKVELMLEVNRTMLAYEGIRRAMFYLIMHKDEKLFASTLGTRLELNTGWIDPMIIATAVHEGDSQSRTFDEGGRSVGWEWIESLNLTDKAKQIAEEALIKVKADTLGPEERRSLVLDPNHLGLTMHESVGHPTELDRVLGWEADFAGISFATPEKLGNYQYGSPLINFVGDNTLAEGLATAGFDDDGVPGQKWHIIKDGILSEYGSTRDTAPEIGLGYSRGCNRATYYYDQPINRIPNLYLLPGTKELTPGELIADTEDGVYIQGRGSFSIDQHRVNFQFGGDFFWEIKNGKLARPLKKVIYKSCNPEFWNSCDAICDQRFWRPFGVVNCGKGQPGQSARMTHGAAPARFRNIRVGGSK
- the tnpA gene encoding IS200/IS605 family transposase yields the protein MANTYTQIYIHYVFATQHRMRFLTADIQKEMHAYAAGLIKEINCFMQCIGGTDDHIHILVGLHPTLAVSEFAQKIKANTSRFINGKGWASGKFKWQEGFGAFSVSQSGLEKVREYISNQAEHHLRHSFSCEFEELLTKHRINYDQRYLYHPSSES
- a CDS encoding zinc-ribbon domain-containing protein, giving the protein MPDKTLVCKDCSQEFVFTEGEQEFYQEKGLVNEPQRCPECRKAKKQQFNRNRFQHRSY